One stretch of Microvirga lotononidis DNA includes these proteins:
- a CDS encoding DMT family transporter produces MASPSTTARLEPGLTSAFAALCLGAVAMGISPIFVRFASSSMGGAPADVGPFASAFWRVSLCLPLLYAWMRIEEKRAPAGTPRVRFSKASILGGIVFAGDLFFWHLAILKTTVANATFFATMAPLFVVLTVWLVLRQRVSRGTFMGLALCLLGGAALIGQSLQADPARIVGDLYGVATAFFFGMYFLAASRARKTAGAARVTFEAGLITSAILLVVALLFDTRVIPHTAQGIAALLAMSYVSHAGGQGLLAIALGRLPAVFSSLVIFLEAIAAALFGWAILGEPLTLVQSVGGALILFGIWIARPTADAPAG; encoded by the coding sequence ATGGCCTCCCCATCCACGACGGCCCGGCTCGAACCGGGCTTGACTTCAGCCTTTGCCGCGCTGTGCCTCGGCGCCGTCGCCATGGGGATTTCCCCGATCTTCGTGCGCTTCGCCTCCTCCAGCATGGGCGGGGCGCCGGCCGATGTGGGGCCCTTCGCCAGCGCCTTCTGGCGCGTCTCGCTCTGCCTGCCCCTGCTCTATGCGTGGATGCGAATCGAGGAGAAGCGCGCGCCCGCCGGCACGCCGAGGGTCCGGTTTTCCAAGGCGAGCATCCTCGGGGGCATCGTCTTCGCCGGCGATCTGTTCTTCTGGCATCTGGCGATTCTCAAGACCACGGTGGCGAACGCCACCTTCTTCGCCACCATGGCGCCGCTCTTCGTCGTGCTGACCGTCTGGCTCGTCCTCAGGCAGCGCGTCTCGCGCGGAACCTTCATGGGCCTTGCCCTCTGCCTCCTCGGCGGCGCGGCGCTGATCGGGCAGAGCCTCCAGGCGGATCCGGCCCGAATCGTCGGCGATCTCTACGGCGTCGCTACGGCCTTCTTCTTCGGCATGTATTTCCTGGCCGCCAGCCGGGCACGCAAGACGGCCGGGGCCGCACGGGTGACATTCGAGGCCGGGCTGATCACCTCGGCGATCCTTCTGGTCGTCGCGCTTCTCTTCGACACGCGGGTGATCCCCCACACCGCCCAGGGCATCGCGGCGCTGCTCGCCATGTCCTATGTCAGCCACGCGGGCGGACAGGGCCTTCTCGCCATCGCGCTCGGGCGATTGCCGGCGGTCTTCTCGTCGCTGGTGATTTTCCTGGAGGCGATCGCAGCGGCCCTGTTCGGCTGGGCCATTCTCGGCGAGCCATTGACGCTGGTGCAGAGCGTCGGCGGAGCCCTGATTCTGTTCGGCATCTGGATCGCGCGGCCCACAGCCGATGCGCCGGCCGGATAG
- a CDS encoding DUF1036 domain-containing protein, producing MKAALHTSSPRWRRSLALAAFLGSGCLLAASPAKADLRLCNMTSSRVGIALGYRDAQGWVTEGWWNLTARGCETLLKGQLGGRFYYIYAIDYDRGGEWSGRSFMCTREREFTIRGTEDCLARGFDRSGFFEVDTGEQKSWTIQLTETNRPGGP from the coding sequence ATGAAGGCCGCTCTCCACACATCGTCTCCTCGCTGGCGGCGAAGCCTTGCACTCGCAGCGTTCCTCGGCAGCGGGTGCCTTCTGGCCGCATCGCCCGCGAAGGCGGATCTGCGCCTGTGCAACATGACGTCGAGCCGGGTCGGCATCGCGCTCGGTTACCGGGACGCTCAAGGGTGGGTCACGGAGGGCTGGTGGAATCTCACCGCGCGCGGCTGCGAGACATTGCTCAAGGGGCAGCTCGGCGGCCGCTTCTATTATATCTATGCCATCGATTACGACCGGGGCGGCGAATGGAGCGGACGCTCCTTCATGTGCACCCGGGAGCGCGAATTCACGATTCGCGGAACGGAGGATTGCCTCGCCAGAGGCTTTGATCGCAGCGGCTTCTTCGAAGTCGACACAGGTGAACAGAAGAGCTGGACGATCCAGCTCACCGAAACGAACCGGCCAGGGGGGCCATGA
- the pyk gene encoding pyruvate kinase gives MRRDRRTKILATLGPASENPEMIAKLFEAGADVFRLNMSHLPREKLKERVEMIRAVEARFKRPIAILADLQGPKLRVGAFEGDSAMLVQGQSFTLDADKTPGTKNRVHLPHPEILSSLEPGHTVLIDDGKLRLRVKSVKQGSATTTVEVAGKISNRKGVSLPDTTIPVAAMTDKDRSDLEAALDAGVDWIALSFVQRPEDVAEVKKVARGRALVMSKLEKPQAITRLDEIMEISDAVMVARGDLGVEMPLEKVPGIQKRIVRTARKLGKPVVVATQMLESMITSPVPTRAEVSDVATAVYDGADAVMLSAESASGQYPVDAVATMSRIAEEVEQDQNYWSIMRTLNAEPEATGSDAIAAASHQIADTLNIKTVAAWTFSGSTAFRIARERPNSTVVALTPSVNTARRLALVWGVHSIRTKDASDIDDMAFRACKFAVREGYSAIGERIIIVAGMPFGTPGATNMVRIAFVNQEHAAQA, from the coding sequence ATGAGACGCGACAGGCGCACGAAGATCCTAGCAACCTTGGGCCCGGCTTCCGAGAATCCGGAGATGATCGCCAAGCTGTTCGAGGCCGGTGCCGACGTCTTCCGCCTCAACATGAGCCACCTGCCCCGCGAGAAGCTGAAAGAGCGGGTCGAGATGATCCGCGCGGTCGAGGCCCGGTTCAAGCGCCCCATCGCGATTCTCGCCGACCTGCAGGGGCCGAAGCTGCGCGTGGGCGCCTTCGAGGGCGACAGCGCCATGCTGGTGCAGGGCCAGAGCTTCACGCTCGACGCCGACAAGACGCCCGGCACCAAGAACCGCGTGCACCTGCCCCATCCCGAAATCCTGTCCTCGCTCGAGCCCGGCCACACGGTGCTGATCGACGACGGCAAGCTGCGGCTGCGCGTGAAGAGCGTGAAGCAGGGCTCGGCCACCACGACCGTGGAAGTCGCGGGCAAGATCTCGAACCGCAAGGGCGTCAGCCTGCCGGACACGACGATCCCCGTCGCCGCCATGACGGATAAGGATCGCTCGGATCTCGAAGCCGCCCTCGATGCCGGCGTGGACTGGATCGCCCTGTCCTTCGTGCAGCGTCCGGAGGACGTGGCCGAGGTGAAGAAGGTCGCTCGCGGCCGCGCGCTCGTGATGTCGAAGCTCGAGAAGCCGCAGGCCATCACCCGCCTCGACGAGATCATGGAGATCTCCGACGCGGTCATGGTCGCCCGCGGCGATCTCGGCGTGGAGATGCCGCTGGAGAAGGTGCCGGGCATCCAGAAGCGCATCGTCCGCACGGCCCGCAAGCTCGGAAAGCCCGTGGTGGTGGCGACCCAGATGCTGGAATCGATGATCACCTCGCCGGTTCCCACCCGCGCGGAAGTCTCCGACGTGGCGACCGCCGTCTATGACGGCGCGGATGCCGTGATGCTGTCCGCCGAGAGCGCCTCGGGCCAGTATCCGGTCGACGCGGTGGCCACCATGAGCCGCATCGCCGAAGAGGTGGAGCAGGACCAGAACTACTGGTCGATCATGCGCACCCTGAACGCGGAGCCGGAAGCCACGGGCTCCGACGCCATCGCGGCGGCCTCGCACCAGATCGCCGACACGCTCAACATCAAGACGGTGGCGGCCTGGACCTTCTCGGGCTCGACCGCGTTCCGCATCGCCCGCGAGCGGCCGAACTCCACGGTCGTCGCGCTGACGCCCAGCGTGAACACCGCCCGGCGTCTCGCGCTGGTCTGGGGCGTGCACTCGATCCGCACCAAGGACGCCAGCGACATCGACGACATGGCGTTCCGCGCCTGCAAGTTCGCCGTGCGCGAAGGCTACTCGGCCATCGGCGAGCGCATCATCATCGTGGCCGGCATGCCCTTCGGCACGCCCGGCGCCACCAACATGGTGCGCATCGCCTTCGTCAATCAGGAGCACGCCGCTCAGGCTTAA
- a CDS encoding alpha/beta fold hydrolase: MSLLLALAVPLSLLALGAAFTYLYAWSIERRFPPTGRFVAVEGCRLHYREEGPRDGSERGTIVLLHGASSNLVESMLGMGWALSHRYRVLAFDRPGHGWSERRPGLHEAQPARQAALIARALRQLDVRDAVIVGHSWSGTIVPHFALDHTDVTGAILVLSGITSPWPGGYIGWYRRLIDSPVGWLLMRTLAVPVLLVLRPWMKSKTFRPQSAPPDIVKKGFIPLAFRPRAYEANMQDFAVMYEAVLRQSVRYGDIRLPVTVVAGDRDEIVWSDLHSLCFVRAVPGAELILMPGIGHMPQYADQMTVLAAIEALAGRVAPNEITGTRPVMTWE; the protein is encoded by the coding sequence ATGTCCCTGCTCCTCGCTCTCGCCGTGCCGCTTTCGCTCCTCGCCCTGGGGGCCGCGTTCACCTATCTCTACGCCTGGTCCATCGAGAGGCGCTTCCCGCCGACCGGCCGGTTCGTCGCGGTCGAAGGTTGTAGGCTGCATTACCGGGAGGAGGGGCCACGCGACGGATCGGAGAGGGGAACCATCGTCCTCCTGCACGGCGCATCGTCCAACCTGGTCGAGTCGATGCTCGGCATGGGCTGGGCGCTTTCGCACCGCTACCGGGTTCTCGCCTTCGACCGTCCCGGCCATGGCTGGAGCGAGCGACGGCCGGGCCTGCATGAAGCGCAGCCCGCCCGGCAGGCGGCCCTGATCGCGCGCGCCCTGCGGCAATTGGACGTTCGGGATGCGGTGATCGTCGGGCATTCCTGGTCGGGGACCATCGTGCCCCATTTCGCCCTCGATCATACGGATGTGACGGGAGCGATCCTCGTCCTGTCCGGGATCACGTCCCCATGGCCGGGAGGCTATATCGGCTGGTATCGGCGCCTGATCGATTCGCCGGTCGGATGGCTGCTGATGCGCACCCTTGCCGTGCCGGTTCTTCTCGTCCTGCGGCCCTGGATGAAGAGCAAGACGTTCCGACCGCAATCGGCCCCGCCCGACATCGTCAAGAAGGGCTTCATCCCGCTGGCCTTCCGACCCCGGGCGTATGAGGCCAACATGCAGGATTTCGCCGTCATGTACGAGGCGGTCCTGCGGCAGAGCGTGCGCTACGGGGACATCCGGCTGCCCGTGACGGTCGTGGCCGGCGACCGGGACGAGATCGTCTGGAGCGATCTCCACAGCCTCTGCTTCGTCCGGGCGGTGCCGGGCGCGGAGCTGATCCTGATGCCCGGCATCGGCCATATGCCGCAATATGCGGACCAGATGACGGTTCTCGCGGCCATCGAGGCCCTGGCCGGGCGGGTCGCTCCAAACGAGATCACCGGCACGAGGCCGGTGATGACGTGGGAGTGA
- a CDS encoding tetratricopeptide repeat protein, with protein sequence MRFFACLLTLALVSTALPASAQESVRPKDPKEQAQPPRTRPRASTLDELFERLGKAQSEREAEGISSLIERRFSRSGSDTADLLLNRAAEAYGKKDFPLAIELIDRVLVLQPNWAEAWYKRATVFYQLDDPVGAMADLHRAIKIEPRHFNAWTGLGHILMASDDKVHALEAYRRVLKINPQMSDVKTIVNRLAPEVDGQDL encoded by the coding sequence ATGCGTTTTTTCGCGTGTCTGCTGACCCTCGCCCTCGTCTCCACCGCACTCCCCGCGAGCGCGCAGGAGTCCGTGCGTCCCAAGGACCCCAAGGAACAGGCGCAGCCGCCTCGGACACGCCCTCGCGCCTCCACCCTGGACGAGCTGTTCGAGCGCTTGGGAAAAGCGCAGTCCGAGCGCGAGGCGGAAGGCATCTCGTCCCTGATCGAGCGGCGTTTCTCCCGCTCCGGCTCCGATACGGCCGACCTTCTGCTCAATCGCGCCGCCGAGGCCTATGGAAAGAAGGACTTTCCCCTCGCCATCGAGCTGATCGACCGGGTTCTGGTGCTCCAGCCCAACTGGGCGGAGGCCTGGTACAAGCGGGCGACGGTCTTCTACCAGCTCGACGATCCGGTGGGCGCCATGGCCGATCTGCACCGGGCGATCAAGATCGAGCCTCGTCACTTCAATGCCTGGACCGGGCTCGGCCATATCCTCATGGCCTCCGACGACAAGGTTCATGCCCTCGAAGCTTATCGACGGGTGCTCAAGATCAATCCGCAGATGTCGGACGTGAAGACCATCGTGAACCGCCTCGCCCCCGAGGTTGACGGACAGGACCTCTAA
- the ykgO gene encoding type B 50S ribosomal protein L36, with translation MKIRNSLKSIRGRHRDNQLVRRKGRVYIINKTQKRYKARQG, from the coding sequence ATGAAGATCCGTAACTCGTTGAAGTCGATCCGCGGCCGTCACCGCGACAACCAGCTGGTTCGTCGCAAGGGCCGGGTCTACATCATCAACAAGACCCAGAAGCGCTACAAGGCTCGTCAGGGCTGA